The following are encoded in a window of Geobacter metallireducens GS-15 genomic DNA:
- a CDS encoding serine protein kinase PrkA, producing MNGTGTVTLRDHIAAVKEGKLRFENAFQGVTRMILEQGVDKVVVNGRTTYDFRIFRTGRKHPVGMYDEINSFVSFVKDAAEGGSSKEMAFVLVGEPGNGKTFFVEYVCGRYREFLSKPENRRHSFRYTGMAQLGSYGKIDIIESQTYEDPMVLAMNLFESRDEATEFLAREFGFTDKELQRLADNYRPLGACSSYILNDIRTFTGGNIEEMLKFIEVIPVPLTETLGTVTGKYAAKDKITSSAVDLLGEESIQRLLHITDINNPYRFDLRRGALARVAGGGIHFSDEIYKNKKDLVQVYLGVIQNRVIEIDGYRWPIDTLIIATSNNAEFNRYLSEKEEAPIIDRCRICYVSHNTNYRMQEQLTTYAIGGETKTTLNREELHQDPNLNYAACVGVVLTRLPRSEKLTPIEAMKLAAGEIAGEKSLKTLAEVVDILSQEQDVTKRFGQKGLGQRNLGRAVQLLVESSETNEGRCMVAYDVFKSLERIVLDYVPDQNDRAKYLEDLKIAKGLYRERIMTEMFNAYMDEPYAVKKDVMNYVNMIIGIDAESLGPDRMWKYKDPQTGELKALKIDERYVKNVEDRLGLKTDEQRESFRTSIRKIYGQKISVDSTYDFMDNLELVKAVTDVRLKSDIAGAGSLIGALANRTNEENQKLYDRMVDTMLKKLGYCRTCAQKTIEYFCTQEDEI from the coding sequence ATGAACGGTACCGGCACCGTGACGCTTCGCGATCACATCGCTGCGGTCAAGGAGGGGAAACTCCGCTTCGAGAATGCCTTCCAGGGGGTGACTCGGATGATCCTGGAGCAGGGGGTCGACAAGGTTGTGGTCAACGGCCGCACCACCTACGATTTCCGGATCTTCCGCACCGGCCGCAAGCACCCCGTCGGCATGTACGACGAGATAAACAGCTTCGTCTCCTTCGTGAAGGACGCGGCCGAGGGGGGCTCCTCCAAGGAGATGGCTTTCGTCCTGGTGGGAGAGCCGGGCAACGGCAAGACCTTCTTCGTGGAGTATGTCTGCGGCCGCTACCGGGAGTTCCTGTCGAAGCCCGAGAACCGGCGACATTCCTTCCGTTACACGGGGATGGCGCAGCTGGGGAGCTACGGGAAGATCGACATTATCGAGTCCCAGACCTACGAGGATCCCATGGTGCTCGCCATGAACCTCTTCGAGTCACGGGACGAGGCCACGGAGTTCCTGGCCCGGGAGTTCGGCTTCACCGACAAGGAGCTGCAGCGCCTGGCCGACAACTACCGTCCCCTGGGGGCCTGCTCCAGCTACATCCTCAACGACATTCGCACCTTCACCGGCGGCAACATCGAAGAGATGCTGAAGTTCATCGAGGTGATTCCGGTCCCCCTAACCGAGACCCTCGGAACCGTCACCGGCAAATACGCGGCCAAGGACAAGATCACCTCCAGCGCCGTGGACCTTCTGGGTGAGGAGTCGATCCAGCGGCTTCTCCACATCACCGACATCAACAACCCCTACCGCTTCGATCTCCGCCGCGGCGCCCTGGCTCGGGTGGCCGGCGGCGGCATCCACTTCTCCGACGAGATCTACAAGAACAAGAAGGATCTGGTGCAGGTCTACCTGGGGGTCATCCAGAACCGGGTCATCGAGATCGACGGCTACCGCTGGCCCATCGACACCCTCATCATCGCCACCAGCAACAACGCCGAGTTCAACCGGTACCTCTCCGAGAAGGAAGAGGCTCCCATTATCGACCGCTGCCGCATCTGCTACGTCTCCCACAACACCAACTACCGGATGCAGGAGCAGCTCACCACCTACGCCATCGGCGGCGAGACCAAGACCACCCTGAACCGGGAGGAGCTCCACCAGGACCCGAACCTGAACTACGCCGCCTGCGTGGGGGTGGTGCTCACGCGGCTTCCCCGCTCCGAGAAGCTCACCCCCATCGAGGCCATGAAGTTGGCCGCCGGCGAGATCGCCGGGGAGAAGAGCCTCAAGACCCTGGCCGAGGTGGTGGACATCCTCAGCCAGGAGCAGGACGTCACCAAGCGCTTTGGCCAGAAGGGGCTCGGCCAGCGGAACCTGGGGCGGGCCGTGCAACTCCTCGTGGAGAGCTCGGAAACCAACGAGGGGCGCTGCATGGTGGCCTACGACGTGTTCAAGTCCCTGGAGCGGATCGTTCTCGATTATGTCCCCGACCAGAACGACCGGGCCAAGTATCTGGAGGACCTGAAGATAGCCAAGGGGCTCTACCGCGAGCGGATCATGACTGAGATGTTCAACGCCTACATGGACGAGCCTTACGCCGTCAAGAAGGACGTCATGAACTACGTGAACATGATCATCGGCATCGACGCGGAGAGTCTCGGCCCCGACCGGATGTGGAAGTACAAGGATCCCCAGACCGGCGAGCTGAAGGCCCTGAAGATCGATGAGCGCTACGTGAAGAACGTGGAGGACCGGCTTGGCCTCAAGACCGACGAGCAGCGGGAGAGCTTCCGCACCTCCATTCGCAAGATCTACGGCCAGAAGATATCGGTGGATTCCACCTACGACTTCATGGACAACCTGGAGTTGGTGAAGGCGGTGACCGATGTGCGGCTCAAGAGCGACATCGCCGGTGCCGGGAGCCTCATCGGCGCCCTGGCCAACCGGACCAACGAGGAGAACCAGAAGCTCTACGACCGGATGGTTGACACCATGCTGAAGAAGCTGGGCTACTGCCGGACCTGCGCCCAGAAGACCATAGAGTACTTCTGCACGCAGGAAGACGAGATCTAG
- a CDS encoding DUF444 family protein: protein MRRSAATPPRNHSIALTLRTIHVSIRSETNMKNEDSKIFKIWDISSLAPGPEGSYTTRIRSLDELLERDRLREEDGFPRKIRIGKLIKPGKGKQEKFVVVPTTVEEKFMHDRAPTPPEEEEPMGGTGDEAEGDILGEQPVRPEQGAGSGTAGHGGGEGHELESSAYDLGRILTERFNLPNLKEKGKKSSLSHYTYDLTDRNRGFGQILEKKQTLKRVIETNIALGNIDDVTNIDTTRLLIDPRDRIFRILSRELEYESQALVFFVRDYSGSMEGKASEVICSQHVLIYSWLLYQFARQVETRFVLHDNDAREVPDFYTYYNLRVAGGTRVAAAYKMVNDIVEQESLAKDYNIYVFHGTDGDDWDTNGEETIPELRRMLTYTNRVGITIAEHNAYGSRGATEVERYLKGSGLLDEKPEFLRMDVMGEDADETRIIDGIKRLIS from the coding sequence GTGCGGCGTAGCGCTGCTACGCCTCCGCGCAATCATTCGATCGCCTTGACCTTGCGAACAATCCACGTTTCTATACGGTCTGAAACCAACATGAAAAACGAAGACTCCAAAATCTTTAAAATATGGGACATCTCCTCCCTTGCCCCCGGGCCTGAAGGGTCCTACACCACCCGGATTCGCTCCCTGGATGAACTTCTGGAGCGGGACCGGCTCCGGGAAGAGGACGGCTTTCCGCGCAAGATCCGGATCGGCAAGCTCATCAAGCCGGGTAAGGGGAAACAGGAGAAGTTCGTGGTGGTTCCCACCACGGTGGAAGAGAAGTTCATGCACGACCGGGCCCCCACTCCTCCCGAAGAGGAGGAACCCATGGGGGGGACCGGCGACGAGGCGGAAGGGGATATCCTTGGCGAGCAGCCGGTCCGCCCCGAGCAGGGGGCGGGAAGCGGCACCGCGGGGCACGGTGGCGGCGAGGGGCATGAACTGGAGTCATCGGCCTACGACCTGGGGCGGATTCTGACGGAGCGGTTCAATCTGCCGAACCTGAAGGAAAAGGGGAAGAAGAGCTCCCTCTCCCACTACACCTACGACCTCACCGACCGCAACCGGGGCTTCGGCCAGATCCTCGAAAAGAAGCAGACCCTCAAGCGGGTCATCGAGACCAACATCGCCCTGGGGAACATCGATGATGTGACCAACATCGACACGACCCGCCTCCTCATCGACCCCCGGGACCGAATCTTCCGGATCCTCTCCCGGGAACTGGAGTACGAGTCCCAGGCCCTCGTCTTCTTCGTCCGCGACTATTCCGGATCCATGGAGGGGAAGGCGTCGGAGGTGATCTGCTCCCAGCACGTGCTCATCTACAGCTGGCTCCTCTACCAGTTCGCCAGGCAGGTGGAGACCCGCTTCGTCCTCCATGACAACGACGCCCGGGAGGTCCCCGACTTCTACACCTACTACAACCTCCGGGTTGCCGGGGGAACGAGGGTGGCGGCGGCCTACAAGATGGTGAACGACATCGTGGAGCAGGAGAGCCTTGCCAAGGATTACAACATCTACGTCTTCCACGGCACCGACGGCGACGACTGGGACACCAACGGCGAGGAGACCATTCCCGAACTGCGGCGGATGCTCACCTACACCAACCGGGTGGGGATCACCATCGCCGAGCATAACGCCTACGGCTCCCGCGGGGCCACCGAGGTGGAGCGGTACCTGAAGGGGTCGGGGCTCCTGGATGAAAAGCCGGAGTTTTTGCGCATGGATGTGATGGGAGAGGATGCCGACGAGACGCGGATTATCGATGGGATAAAACGTTTGATTTCTTAG
- a CDS encoding SpoVR family protein — MELIDQHTKSIMEGCKERARDAGLRFSDETLEYIVTNRDMLELHPKVMIPTLYDYWVHDVELLREKGKYELYPSNPYETVINTRPPISFYNDNNPDWLNVMIFYHVLAHIDFFQNNLYFRHTWEYDLTGKALADKRLIARLRSEHGRWVDYVIEFARAIDNLVGYFDGLSHLFRQDRPPFSKRLDYYFDVFLQEVKGVKTAEYVKEIERYNRCRREVGELCEESFFADVVAKNPEFEAFYLKGTREKKEERLDLLQFLMEHSEFLNQDENLWMKSVLEVIRSTSVYFQPQIRTKIMNEGWASYWHETLFLTDDRIKGHEVDFARVHSGVTCLHRVGLNPYAIGMRLFQQIEEGGDQGRLSLEYQRLADSHARKEFDRATGTGRDVIFAVRENLCDFTFINTYVDQDFVNRHNLFVVGKRLNAERTAWQYYVKSRKAEEYRGMLLESLYHPPRIEVDRAKGGGKTLYLNHLFEGKPLIPDFIANTMLGIEFLWGGPVKLETSEVASAPPREAGAPRGEGEAPKIHWRRHVYTMENRTLSKTLV; from the coding sequence ATGGAACTCATCGATCAACATACCAAGAGCATCATGGAAGGGTGCAAGGAGCGCGCTCGCGACGCCGGCTTGCGCTTCTCCGACGAGACCCTGGAGTACATCGTCACCAACCGGGACATGCTGGAGCTTCACCCGAAGGTGATGATCCCGACCCTCTACGACTACTGGGTCCATGACGTGGAACTGCTCAGGGAAAAGGGAAAGTACGAACTCTACCCCAGCAACCCCTACGAGACGGTCATCAACACCCGCCCTCCCATCTCCTTTTACAACGACAACAATCCCGACTGGCTGAACGTGATGATCTTCTACCACGTCCTGGCCCACATCGACTTCTTCCAGAACAACCTCTACTTCCGCCATACCTGGGAATACGACCTGACCGGGAAGGCCCTGGCCGACAAGCGGCTCATCGCGCGGTTGCGCTCCGAGCACGGCCGGTGGGTCGACTACGTCATCGAGTTCGCCCGCGCCATTGACAATCTGGTGGGGTACTTTGACGGGCTCTCCCACCTCTTCCGGCAGGACCGCCCCCCCTTTTCCAAGCGGCTTGACTACTACTTCGACGTCTTCCTCCAGGAGGTCAAGGGGGTGAAGACCGCCGAGTACGTGAAGGAGATCGAGCGCTACAACCGCTGCAGGCGGGAAGTGGGTGAGCTGTGCGAGGAGAGCTTCTTTGCCGACGTGGTGGCGAAGAATCCGGAGTTCGAGGCGTTCTATCTCAAGGGAACCCGGGAGAAGAAGGAGGAGCGGCTCGATCTTCTCCAGTTCCTCATGGAGCATTCGGAGTTCCTGAACCAGGACGAAAACCTGTGGATGAAGTCGGTGCTGGAGGTGATCCGCTCCACATCGGTCTACTTCCAGCCCCAGATCCGGACCAAGATCATGAACGAGGGGTGGGCCAGCTACTGGCACGAGACCCTCTTTCTCACCGACGACCGGATCAAGGGGCACGAGGTGGACTTCGCACGGGTCCACTCGGGGGTCACCTGCCTCCACCGGGTGGGGCTCAATCCCTATGCCATCGGAATGCGGCTCTTCCAGCAGATCGAGGAGGGGGGCGATCAGGGGCGGCTCTCCCTGGAGTACCAGCGGCTTGCCGACAGCCATGCCCGGAAGGAGTTCGACCGGGCCACCGGCACGGGGCGCGACGTTATCTTCGCGGTGCGGGAAAACCTCTGCGACTTCACCTTCATCAACACCTACGTGGACCAGGACTTCGTCAACCGCCACAACCTCTTCGTGGTGGGGAAGCGCCTGAATGCGGAGCGGACGGCGTGGCAGTACTACGTCAAGAGCCGTAAGGCCGAGGAATACCGGGGCATGCTCCTGGAATCCCTCTACCATCCACCCCGCATTGAGGTGGACCGGGCAAAAGGGGGGGGGAAGACCCTCTACCTCAACCATCTCTTCGAGGGGAAACCGCTGATCCCGGACTTTATCGCCAACACCATGCTGGGGATAGAATTCCTCT